A window of Aeromicrobium duanguangcaii genomic DNA:
CAGCCAGATGTCGGTCATGGCCCCATCATGGCGAAGGTCACCCCACCGGACCTCTGGAGGCTGCTCGTAGAGTGACGGGGTGCCGACCTCAGCCGTCTCTCTGACCACTGCTCTCGAACTCCCTCACGGACCTGCGTGGCCCAACCGCTGGACGCTCGCTCCGCTGACGAACAAGCAGAGCCACGCCGACGGGACCCTGTCGGCGGACGAGCACGAGTGGCTCGTCGCGCGTGCTCGCGGCGGGTTCGGCCTGGTCATGACCGCGGCCGCGTACGTCTCCCCCGAGGGTCAGGCCTGGCAGGGCCAGCTGGGCATCAGCGACACGCGCCACGAGGAGGGCCTGCGCCGCCTGGCCGACGCTATCCGCGACGCCGGCGCGGTCTCGTCGGTGCAGCTGCACCACGGCGGGATGCGCGCCGACTCGACGGTCACGGGAATGGCGACGGTCGCCCCGTGGGCGGACCCCGACCGGGGCGTGGAGGAGCTGTCGACGAGCGACGTCAAGCGCGTCATCGACGACTTCGTCGCCGCGGCAGTCCGCGCCGAGCGCACCGGCTTCGACGGCGTCGAGATCCACGGCGCCCACGGCTACGTGCTGTGCCAGTTCCTCGACACCCGCAAGAACCACCGGACGGACGAGTTCGGCGGATCGCTCGAGAACCGCAGTCGCGCGCTGCGCGAGGTGCTCACCGGCATCCGCGCGGCGACCGGACCCGACTTCCAGGTGGGCGTGCGCGTCTCCCCCGAGGGCTACGGCATGCAGGTCGACGACGCCACGACACTCGTCGAGCAGCTGCTGGCGTCCGGCGAGGCCGACTACGTGGACCTGTCGCTGTGGGACGTGGCGAAGGCGCCCCGGAACACCGAGCTCGACGGGCTCCTGATCGACCGCTTCATGGACCTGCCGCGGCACGGTACGGCTCTGGGCGTCGCCGGCAAGATCCTGTCGGCGAAGGACGCCACCTGGTGCCTGGAGCGCGGGGCCGACTTCGTCACCGTCGGCACGGCCGCGATCATCCACCACGACCTGCCGCAGCGGGTCGCGGCCGATCCCGACTTCGTGAGCGATCCGCAGCCGTTCAGCCGCGAGCGCCTCGAGGCCGAGCACCTGGGCGCCGCGTTCATCGACTACCTCGCCGACGGCTGGGACGACTTCGTCGCCTGAGCGGCAGCGGACATGACACAGGGCCACCCCGCGAACGGGGTGGCCCTGAGGTCCATGAGGGCTGGGCTGGTGGAGCTGCCGGGAATCGAACCCGGGTCCTCTGGCGCTGAGACAGGTCTTCTCCGGGTGCAGTTCGTCTGTCGCTTTTCTCAGCCCCGGTGCTCGGACGAACGCGTCACCGACAGGCTCAGCAGCGGAAAAAGTCCCGATCCGACCCCGCTACACGGTCAGATCAGCAAGTCCTCTGAATGAGGTGGACAATCCGGGACGAGGACATTCCCGGGCCCACCCTTCGCGAGTCGCCTCAGGCGGCGAGGGCGAAGTCAGTGCGATTGGAATCGGCACTTATTGGTGTGCAACGAACGTTTGAGAGTTGACGTTGCCTTCTCTACCCGCTTCTCCTGAAATCGAACGACCAAAGTCGAAACCGATCAGCCCCTCTGGAATTGTCAACCGCCGGCGGACCGGCGTCATCAGGGTACAACGTCGTGGCGACGAAATGATTCCCCGAGCCAGTTCACTCGCCCAGCAGGGCGGCTCCGTTGTCCCACAGCACGGCCCGCATCCAGTCGTCGCCCAGCCCCAGGCGGTCGAGCGCCTCGACCTGATGGGCGTACGGATACGGGATGTTCGGGAAGTCGCTGCCGAAGACGATCCGGTCCTGCAGGGCCAGCAGGCGCTGCGGATCCACCGGCGGCCGGTCGGGGAAGAAGTCGACGAACGTCATGGTCGTGTCGAGCCTGACGTTCGGGTACTGCTCGGCCAGGTCGCAGAAGGCGTCGACCTCGGGCATGCCGAGGTGGGCGATCACCAGCGGCAGCCGCGGGAAGCGCCGCAGCACCTCTGCCACCCCCTGAGGGCCGGTGTGCGGGCCGGGCATGGGGCCCGAGCCGGCATGCAGCACGACCGGGACCTGCGCCTCCTCGATCGCCGCCCAGACCGGATCGAGCAGCGGGTCGTCGGCGGCGAACTCCCCCACCTGCAGGTGCGCCTTGAAGACCCGCACCCCGTCGGCGATCGCCGCGGGCACGTACTCGGCCGCCTCGGGCTCGGGAAAGAACGTCGCCGAGCGCACCGAGTCGGGCACCCGCTCGGCGAAGCCGGCCAGCCACTCGTTCATGAAGGGGGCCACGCCGGGCTTGTGCGCGTAGGACAGGGCCGTGAAGCGCCGGACGCCCAGAGCACGCAGGGTCTCGACCCGCTCCTCGTCGCTGGTCCGGTAGTGGATCGGCCAGGGGCGACCCAGTTTGGGACCGGCGGCGTCGAAGTACGCCCAGACCTTCGCCAGCACCTGCGGCGCCATGAAGTGCACGTGGACGTCGACGACCCCGGGCACGCCCAGCCGCTCGAGGTACGCGGCGAGGTCGGCGTCCTGCCAGGTCATATGCCCTTGAGGCGCCTGCCCACCTCGCGCTCGGCCTCACGCGAGGCCTGACGCTCGGCGAGGGCGTGACGCTTGTCGTACTCCTTCTTGCCGCGCGCGAGCGCGATCTCGACCTTGGCCCGGCCGTCCTTGAAGTACAGGCTCAGCGGCACGATCGTCAGGCCCTTGGCCTGCGTGCGGTGTTCGATCTTCTCGATCTCGTGACGGTTGAGCAGCATCTTGCGACGCCGGCGGGTCTCGTGGTTGGTCCACGTTCCGTTGTCGTACTGCGGGATGTGGACCTGCAACAGCCACGCCTCACCGCGGTCGATCTCACCGAAGCCGTCGACGAGCGAGGCACGACCCTGACGCAACGACTTGACCTCGGTGCCGGTCAGGACGAGCCCGGCCTCGTAGGTGTCCTCGATGTGATAGTCGTGCCGCGCCTTCTTGTTCTGCGCGATCATCTTGCGACCGGTCTCCTTGGCCATTCGACCATTCTGTCAGGTCGGGGCCAGTGAGGCGTCAGAGCCAGTTCATCGGCTGCGTCGTGCGGCCGTTGACCAGCACCATGAAGTGCAGGTGGCAGCCGGTCGAGTAGCCGGTGGACCCGACGTACCCGATGATGTCGCCCCGGCTCACCTTCGCGCCGGTGCTCTTGGCATAGCGCGAGAGGTGGTTGTAGGTCGTGATGACGCTGACGCCGCGCTTGACCCCGTTGTTGAGGATGACGCGGTTGCCGTAGCCGCCGTTGTAGTACTGCGACACGATCCGGCCACCCGCGGCCGCGCGGATCGGGACGCCGCAGCCGACACCGAAGTCGGTGCCGTCGTGCAGCTTGTAGACGCCCGTGATGGGGTGCCGGCGCATGCCGTACGGCGAGGTGATCGGGCCGGAAACGGGGCGACTCAACGCGCCGCCGGAGTCACCGGTACCGGAGCCGCCGCCTCCGCCACTGTTGCTGGAGCCACCACCTGCACCGCCGCCTCCGTTGCCCTTGTTCTTCTTGCGGGCGCGGGCCGCGGCCGCCGCAGCGGCCGCCAGCTCCTTGCGGACGATGTCGGCCAGCTGGTTCTCGAGGCGGACGCGGTCGGCCTCGAGCTCGGCCTGGAGCTTGAGGTCCTCGGCCAGGGTGGCGTCGGCGGTGCGCTTGGCGCCGGCGCGTGCCGACACCAGCTTGGCGACCGAGGCGGCCTGCGCCTGGGCCTGGGCGGTCAGCTCCTGCATCTGGACCACGACGGCCTCGGCCTGTCGCTTCTGGTCGGCGACCTGGTCGCGCAACCGCTCGACCTTGTCGCGCTCGATCCCCAGCATGACCTCGGAGGCGGCCAGCTCCTGCATGACCGCGACCTGCGCGTCGCCGATGGAGGTCTTCGCGCTCATCTGCTCGGAGAACAGGCCCGGATCAGCACCGCGCAGCAGGTCGCCGAAGGCCTTGAGGCCCGCGTCGCCGGCCATGACCGATTCCACGGCGAACGACTCGACGGCGCCGCGCGACTGCTTGAGCTCCTTCTCGGCGGCCTCGAGGCGCGCCTCGGCGGCCTGCAGCTCGGCCTCGGCCTTGTCCAGCTCGGCGCGCAGGCGGGCGTCCTCGGCCTGGGCGACGGCGAGCCTGCCGCGCGTCTGGCCCAGCTTCGTCTCGGCGGCCGACAGGCGGGCGGAGGCCCGTTCGAGCTCGCGCTTGGCATCGCGAGCGGCCTTCGTGGACTCCTGGACCTCGTCCTGGGCGTCCTTGAGCCTCTGCCTGTTCTCGCGCTGCTCGCGCTTGACGTCGTCCTTCTCGTCACTGAACGTGGGCGCGCTCAAGCCGGCCACCAGCGCGATGCTGAGGGCCAGGGCGAGCAGGGTCTTGCGCATTCTCGTCATGGTCTCGAATCCGGGGAAGTGTCCGCAGGGGACGGAATCGTGCGAACTGACGTCAGCGACTCTACGGCAGAGGTTGAGGGTTTGAGCTCAGCGCCGCGCCCCCGCGTGTCCTCAGACGTCGAGGTACTTGCGTGTCATGACGAAGGTCGGCACCAGGGCCAGGAGCAGGGCCAGCACGGTCGTCATGCCCATGACCAGGAAGGCGTCCTCCCAGCGCACCCACGTCGTGATCCGACCCAGCGTGTCACGCAGGTAGCCGTAGACGACGAAGTGCATGAACGCCGCCATGCCGCCGGCGGCCAGGGCCGCCGAGATGATCGCGGCCACGAGGGACTCGAGCACGAAGGGTGCCTGGATGTGCCAACTGGACGCGCCGACCAGGCGCATGATGCCGATCTCGCGACGTCGGGCGAATGCCGTCATGCGGATCGTGTTCGAGACCTGCAGGATCGCCGCGATGATCAGCAGTCCGGCCGTGGCCAGCGCCGCCCACTGCATCTTGTCGAGCATCTCGAACAGCGGTCCGAGCAGGTCGCGCAGCGAGTTGACGTTGCCCACGCCGTCCATGCCCGAGACCTCGCTGACCACGCCGTCGAACTGCTGCGGGTCCTTCAGGGTCACGAAGTAGGACTCGGGGAACGAGTCGACACCGAGGGTCTCGAGCTGCTTGCGACCCGTGTCGGTCTGGCCGAGCAGCTCGCGCGCCTGGGCGAAGTTCTCCTCGGGGGTGCGCACCTCGAAGGTCTTGACCTCGGGGTTGTCGCGCAGCGCGGTCTGCACGGCCTGCTTCTGCTCGTCGGTGGCCACACCGCCGACGCACGTGGCGGCCGGCGAGTTCTTGGTGCAGAGGTTGACCTGCAGCTGGAGCCGGTCGCCGAAGTACTGCTCGGTGCGCTCGGCCTGGGCCTGGATCAGCAGACCCAGGGACGCCAGCAGCAGCGACACGCTCATGGTGACGATCAACGAGATCGTCATGGAGGTGTTGCGCGTCAGGCTCGCGCGCAGTTCGTTGAGGATCGCTCGCATGGGTCTCAGTTCTCGTAGCCGTAGATGCCGCGGGCCTCGTCACGGATCACGCGGCCCTCGTCGAGCTCGATGACGCGCTTGCGCATCTGGTCGACGATCGAGGAGTCGTGGGTTGCCATCAGGACGGTCGTGTCCTCACGGTTGATCCGATCGAGGAGCTTCATGATGCCGACGCTGGTCGTGGGGTCGAGGTTGCCGGTGGGCTCGTCGGCGATGAGGATCATCGGCCGGTTGACGTAGGCGCGGGCGATCGCGACGCGCTGCTGCTCGCCGCCGGAGAGCTCGTCAGGGCGGCGGTGTCCCTTGCCGTCGAGACCGACCAGGTCGAGCGTCTCGGGGACGAGGCGCTTGATCTCGTCACGCGGCTTGCCGATGACCTCGAGGGCGTAGGCGACGTTCTCGAAGACCGTCTTGTTCGGCAGCAGGCGGAAGTCCTGGAACACCGTGCCGAGCTGGCGGCGCAGCTTGGGCACCTTCCAGCTGGGGAGCTTGTTGATCTCCTTGCCGGCGACGTAGACGTGGCCGGACGTGGGCCGGGCCTCACGCAGGATCAGGCGCAGGAAGGTCGACTTGCCCGAGCCGGAGGAGCCGACCAGGAAGACGAACTCTCCCTTGGTGATCTCCAGATCGACGTGGTCGAGGGCAGCACGCTTCTGGCCGGGGTAGGTCTTGGTGACCTTGTCGAAGCGAATCACTCGATCGAGTGTAGGTGGGGCACCTGATGATTCCTCGGACGTCGACGCGACGGCGTCACGTGAAGAGCGCCTCACCGACGAAGCCGTCCGGGCGGATGCCCGCGGGGATCGCGAACACCGCTGATCCGATGGGCGTCGTCCAGGCGTTGAGCGCGTCCTGCTCGGCCAATCGCGCCTGGATCGGCAGGTACTGGCGCTCCAGGTCGGCCTGGAACGAGCAGAAGATCAGGCCGGTGCCGGTGGCGTCGTCGTAGTTGTAGCCGCGCCGGAAGATCCGCTCGCCGTCGTCACCCTCGCGGGCCCGACGCACGTGGGCGGAGGGCCCGACCACGGTGAAGCCGCGCTCGTCGACGGCCTCGAGATCGACGTCGTCGGACGGCCTCCCGCCCGTGGTGGGAGCGCCGTCGGCCAGGCGCCGGCCGATCGAGAACTCGCGCCCCTCGCGGCCGACCTCGTCCCAGGTGTCGAGATTCATCGCGATGCGCCGCACGACGAGCGTGGTGCCGCCGGCGAGCCACGGCTCGGGGCCGTCCCGCCACACGACGCGGTCGAACTCAGCGGAGCCCGGTGACTCGTTGGCGGTGCCGTCGACCTGTCCGAACAGGTTGCGCATCGCCGTGCCCGGCCGGTGGGTGCCGGCGGCGTGGCGGAAGCCGTCCTGACGCCACCGGACCGTGGCGAAGGCGCGTGCGTCGCGGACGAGCAGGCGCAGGGCATGCGCGATGGTGGTCGGGTCGTCGGCGGCCACCTGCAGCAGCAGGTCTCCCCCGCTCCACCGGTCCTCGAGTCGGTCGATGGTGCGGTACTTGGGCAACGGCCGCAGCCACGTGGGCACCCGGGCAGCGCCGCGGACCACCGCGACGAGGCCGGGACCGAACCCGAAGGTGACGGTCAGCCGCGCGGGCACCGCCGCCAACTCCGGCTCGAGGTCGGCCAGGGGCGCCCGGCCCGCGGTGAGCCGTCGGGCGTCGTCGGTGAGCAGGATCAGGAGCCGGCGGACCGCCGCGGCATCGACGCCGTCACGCAGGTCGAGGGCCAGCAGGCTCTGGTGGGCCTGCGGCTCCATCTCGATCCCCGCCTGGTGGCGTCCGTGGAACGGGACCGAGCGCGTGCCCGTGGGCTCGGGGTCGGAGGTGGCACCGGTCGCGGTCGCGCCCAACGCCGCACCACCGACGGCGGCGGCACCGACCGCCGCAGCCCCTCCGAAGAGAGCGCGACGCTTCATGACCTCAGTGCCCCTTGCCGCCCTCGTAGTCCTCGGCGCCGCCGGCGAAGTCCTTGGCCGTGGCCGTGATGTCGAACGTCGATCCATCGCCGAGCTCGAGCGTCAGCTCGACCTCCTCGCCGGGCTGGATCGGGGCCTTGAGGTCCATCAGCATGAGGTGGTCGCCACCGGGCTCGAGCCGGATCGAGTCCCCCGCGGGGATCGTGACGCTCTCGACCGGACGCATGGCGCCGTCGGCGGTCTCGTGGATCTCGGCGCGGTCGGTCAGGCCGGTCGTGACGCCGACGATCGTGACGTCCTCGTCACCGCTGTTGCTGAGCACCGCGAACGCCGCGCTCATCTTCATGTCGGTGGCCTTCACCCACGCGTCCGCCACGGCGAGGCCGGCGGCCTCGCCCTGCGCATCGCCGGAGCCGTCACCACACGCCGAGAGGGTCAGGAGAGCGGCCAGCAGCAGGGGAAGAACACGTCGAAACACGCCGTCCAGAATACCGGCGAGAGGGTCGAGGCACTGAGCCTGAGTGGTGATCCGGACCTCAGTCGTGCTGGGGAGATCCGAGGTTCAGGCCGCCGTGGCCGGGGTCGCGAGGCTCGCCGAGGTGACCCCGCACGCCCGACTGAGGCGCAAGCCCTCGACCGCCCGCACCCGGTGACGCGCTCCCGCGAGGCTTCGGCGGTTAGGGTGTGAACGAGTCTGCGCGCGGGGAGTCCACATGAGTCTGCAAGCATCCGAGGTCTCTGCCTCGATGCTCTCGGCCCGCGGCGACGACCTCGACGACCTGGTCCGCCAGGCCGGTCGGATCCGCGACGAGGGTCTGGCCCGTGCCGGCCGTCCCGGAGTCATCACGTGGTCGCGCAAGGTGTTCGTCCCCGTCACGACCCTGTGCCGCGACCGGTGCCACTACTGCGTCTTCGTCGACACCCCCGGCAAGCTCGAGCGCAAGGGCATCGCGCCCTACCTCTCGGAGGAGCACGTGCTGGCGATCGCGCACCAGGGTGCCGCGCTGGGCTGCAAGGAGGCGCTGCTGACGCTCGGCGACCGCCCCGAGGACCGTTGGGACGTCGCCCGCGAGTGGCTCGACGAGCACGGCTTCGCCTCGACGCTGGACTACGTCGGTCACCTGGCTCGCCGGATCACGGAGGAGACGGGCCTGCTGGCGCACCTGAACCCCGGCGTCATGACCGCGGCCGAGCTGGAGCGGCTGCGCCCGACCGCGCCGTCGATGGGCATGATGCTCGAGACGACGAGCCACCGGCTGTTCGCCGAGCCGGGGCAGGCCCACTTCGGCTCGCCCGACAAGGACCCGGCCCTGCGCCTGCAGGTGCTCGAGGACGCCGGCCGCCTCAAGATCCCCTTCACGACCGGCCTGCTGATCGGCATCGGCGAGACGTTCGAGGAGCGGTTCGACTCGATCCTGGCCCTGCGCGACGTGTCCGAGCGCCACGGCCACGTGCAGGAGGTCATCATCCAGAACTTCCGCGCCAAGCCGGCCACCGCGATGCAGGGCGTCGCCGACGCCGAGACCGACGCGTACATCGCCGCCGTCGCCGCGACCCGCATCGTGCTGGGCCCCGACGCCCGCATCCAGGCGCCGCCGAACCTCTCCGACCCGGGCGAGCTGGCCCTGCTGATCGCCGCCGGGATCGACGACTGGGGCGGCGTCAGCCCGCTGACCGCCGACCACGTGAACCCCGAGCGGCCGTGGCCCCAGGTCGACCAGCTGACCGAGCTCACGCGGGCCGCCAGCTACGCCCTGCGCGAGCGCCTGACCGTGCACCCGCACTACATCCGCGACCGCGACGCCTGGATCGACCCGGCGCTGCACGAGTCCGTGCTGGCCTTCGCCGACGCCGACGGGCTCGCCGCCGTCGACGAGCGGGCGCCGCGGACCACCGGCGCCGCGCCCCGCGACCTGTTCGCGAAGGCGGAGCAGGACCCGGCCGGCCTGAGCGACGACGAGTACGAGCGGCTGATGACGGCCACCGGAGCCGACCTCGATCGCCTCACGGGACTGGCCGACGAGCTGC
This region includes:
- a CDS encoding NADH:flavin oxidoreductase, with translation MPTSAVSLTTALELPHGPAWPNRWTLAPLTNKQSHADGTLSADEHEWLVARARGGFGLVMTAAAYVSPEGQAWQGQLGISDTRHEEGLRRLADAIRDAGAVSSVQLHHGGMRADSTVTGMATVAPWADPDRGVEELSTSDVKRVIDDFVAAAVRAERTGFDGVEIHGAHGYVLCQFLDTRKNHRTDEFGGSLENRSRALREVLTGIRAATGPDFQVGVRVSPEGYGMQVDDATTLVEQLLASGEADYVDLSLWDVAKAPRNTELDGLLIDRFMDLPRHGTALGVAGKILSAKDATWCLERGADFVTVGTAAIIHHDLPQRVAADPDFVSDPQPFSRERLEAEHLGAAFIDYLADGWDDFVA
- a CDS encoding amidohydrolase family protein; protein product: MTWQDADLAAYLERLGVPGVVDVHVHFMAPQVLAKVWAYFDAAGPKLGRPWPIHYRTSDEERVETLRALGVRRFTALSYAHKPGVAPFMNEWLAGFAERVPDSVRSATFFPEPEAAEYVPAAIADGVRVFKAHLQVGEFAADDPLLDPVWAAIEEAQVPVVLHAGSGPMPGPHTGPQGVAEVLRRFPRLPLVIAHLGMPEVDAFCDLAEQYPNVRLDTTMTFVDFFPDRPPVDPQRLLALQDRIVFGSDFPNIPYPYAHQVEALDRLGLGDDWMRAVLWDNGAALLGE
- the smpB gene encoding SsrA-binding protein SmpB; this translates as MAKETGRKMIAQNKKARHDYHIEDTYEAGLVLTGTEVKSLRQGRASLVDGFGEIDRGEAWLLQVHIPQYDNGTWTNHETRRRRKMLLNRHEIEKIEHRTQAKGLTIVPLSLYFKDGRAKVEIALARGKKEYDKRHALAERQASREAEREVGRRLKGI
- a CDS encoding M23 family metallopeptidase, producing MRKTLLALALSIALVAGLSAPTFSDEKDDVKREQRENRQRLKDAQDEVQESTKAARDAKRELERASARLSAAETKLGQTRGRLAVAQAEDARLRAELDKAEAELQAAEARLEAAEKELKQSRGAVESFAVESVMAGDAGLKAFGDLLRGADPGLFSEQMSAKTSIGDAQVAVMQELAASEVMLGIERDKVERLRDQVADQKRQAEAVVVQMQELTAQAQAQAASVAKLVSARAGAKRTADATLAEDLKLQAELEADRVRLENQLADIVRKELAAAAAAAARARKKNKGNGGGGAGGGSSNSGGGGGSGTGDSGGALSRPVSGPITSPYGMRRHPITGVYKLHDGTDFGVGCGVPIRAAAGGRIVSQYYNGGYGNRVILNNGVKRGVSVITTYNHLSRYAKSTGAKVSRGDIIGYVGSTGYSTGCHLHFMVLVNGRTTQPMNWL
- the ftsX gene encoding permease-like cell division protein FtsX, with translation MRAILNELRASLTRNTSMTISLIVTMSVSLLLASLGLLIQAQAERTEQYFGDRLQLQVNLCTKNSPAATCVGGVATDEQKQAVQTALRDNPEVKTFEVRTPEENFAQARELLGQTDTGRKQLETLGVDSFPESYFVTLKDPQQFDGVVSEVSGMDGVGNVNSLRDLLGPLFEMLDKMQWAALATAGLLIIAAILQVSNTIRMTAFARRREIGIMRLVGASSWHIQAPFVLESLVAAIISAALAAGGMAAFMHFVVYGYLRDTLGRITTWVRWEDAFLVMGMTTVLALLLALVPTFVMTRKYLDV
- the ftsE gene encoding cell division ATP-binding protein FtsE, with product MIRFDKVTKTYPGQKRAALDHVDLEITKGEFVFLVGSSGSGKSTFLRLILREARPTSGHVYVAGKEINKLPSWKVPKLRRQLGTVFQDFRLLPNKTVFENVAYALEVIGKPRDEIKRLVPETLDLVGLDGKGHRRPDELSGGEQQRVAIARAYVNRPMILIADEPTGNLDPTTSVGIMKLLDRINREDTTVLMATHDSSIVDQMRKRVIELDEGRVIRDEARGIYGYEN
- a CDS encoding Dyp-type peroxidase, yielding MKRRALFGGAAAVGAAAVGGAALGATATGATSDPEPTGTRSVPFHGRHQAGIEMEPQAHQSLLALDLRDGVDAAAVRRLLILLTDDARRLTAGRAPLADLEPELAAVPARLTVTFGFGPGLVAVVRGAARVPTWLRPLPKYRTIDRLEDRWSGGDLLLQVAADDPTTIAHALRLLVRDARAFATVRWRQDGFRHAAGTHRPGTAMRNLFGQVDGTANESPGSAEFDRVVWRDGPEPWLAGGTTLVVRRIAMNLDTWDEVGREGREFSIGRRLADGAPTTGGRPSDDVDLEAVDERGFTVVGPSAHVRRAREGDDGERIFRRGYNYDDATGTGLIFCSFQADLERQYLPIQARLAEQDALNAWTTPIGSAVFAIPAGIRPDGFVGEALFT
- a CDS encoding copper chaperone PCu(A)C produces the protein MFRRVLPLLLAALLTLSACGDGSGDAQGEAAGLAVADAWVKATDMKMSAAFAVLSNSGDEDVTIVGVTTGLTDRAEIHETADGAMRPVESVTIPAGDSIRLEPGGDHLMLMDLKAPIQPGEEVELTLELGDGSTFDITATAKDFAGGAEDYEGGKGH
- the cofG gene encoding 7,8-didemethyl-8-hydroxy-5-deazariboflavin synthase CofG, with translation MSLQASEVSASMLSARGDDLDDLVRQAGRIRDEGLARAGRPGVITWSRKVFVPVTTLCRDRCHYCVFVDTPGKLERKGIAPYLSEEHVLAIAHQGAALGCKEALLTLGDRPEDRWDVAREWLDEHGFASTLDYVGHLARRITEETGLLAHLNPGVMTAAELERLRPTAPSMGMMLETTSHRLFAEPGQAHFGSPDKDPALRLQVLEDAGRLKIPFTTGLLIGIGETFEERFDSILALRDVSERHGHVQEVIIQNFRAKPATAMQGVADAETDAYIAAVAATRIVLGPDARIQAPPNLSDPGELALLIAAGIDDWGGVSPLTADHVNPERPWPQVDQLTELTRAASYALRERLTVHPHYIRDRDAWIDPALHESVLAFADADGLAAVDERAPRTTGAAPRDLFAKAEQDPAGLSDDEYERLMTATGADLDRLTGLADELRRSVAGATVSLVQNRNLGSDRVTDPDLVAQVAADAVDLGATELCIQGTADPDTPDDVYEQMLRAARAAAPELHLHAFRPADVIDGARRTGRTIAEQYAALAAAGVDTVPGTGVKVLDEAYRAEHFPADLPVDQWEEAIRAAHGLGLHSTSVLFYGHGESPLQRVRHLRRLRAIQTDTGGFNELVPMAFPGGDHNDDQHRAVHAVARLILHGSINHVQAAWTRLGVEGAILVLRSGADDLGGTLYDGRVLPEAGVEFGQELTVEAAGRIAKTLGRQLRLRTTTYGVAP